DNA from Rhizobacter sp. J219:
TCACGACGATGAGCAGGATGTCGAGCATGATCTCGAAGCTGAGCGAGGTGTCGGGCCCGTTGTAGCGCAGCCAGATCGCGAGCAGGCAGCCGGCCAGCGTGGCGAAGAGCGCCGACAGCACGTTGCTGAGCGTGCGGTACACCACCACGCGGTAGCCGATGGCCTCGGCGCGGAAGTCGTTCTCGCGGATCGCCTGCAATACACGGCCAAAGGGCGAGTTGACGATGCGCAGCATGATGAGCACCAGCGCGACGGTGGCAAAGAACAGCAGGTAGTAGCTCAGGAAGCGGCCGTCGATGCTGGCGCCGAGGAACGGCTCTTCGAGGTACTGCGTGCCGGGCTGCAGCGCCTCGGGCACCTTGAAGTTGAGGCCGTCTTCGCCGCCGGTGAGGTCTGACAGCTGCGAAGCCAGCGACAGGAACGCCGAGGCCACGGCGAGCGTGATCATCGCGAAGAAGATCGCCTTCACCCGCAGGCTGAAGAGCCCGATCACCAGCGACAGCACCAGGGCCAGCACCAGTGCCGAGCCCACGCCGAGCGCCACCGCGCCCCAGCCCGGCCCGAGCCGCGTGCTCGCGATGGCCACGCCGTAGGCGCCGATGCCGAAGAACATCGTGTGCGCGAAGCTCACGATGCCGGTGTAGCCCAGCAGCAGGTCAAAGCTCGCGACGAGCACGATGAAGACGAGGATCTTCGCGCCGACGTTGAGCGCCTTGGTGCTCGGGAAGAGGAAGGGCGTGAGCGCGAGGCCCAGCACGATCACGATGAGGATGGCCGCGAGCCAGCGGTTGCGCGGCAGGTCGTGGGAGAGGAGACGGCTGATCATGCTTGTGCTCAACGGTTGGCCACTGGATAAAGGCCCTGCGGCCTCCAGAGCAGGATCGCCACCATCAGTCCGATGTTGGAAAACATCGCCGCCTTCGGCGCGAGGAAGCCCACGTAGTTGGCGAGCAGGCCGACGAGCAGTGCACCGACGAAGCAGCCGAAGGTCGAGCCCAGCCCGCCGATGATGATGACGATGAAGATCAGCACGTTGACCTGTGCGCCGATCTGCGGGATCACGTTCTGCTGGTACAGGCCCCACAGCACGCCGCCGAGGCCGGCGAGCGCCGAGCCCGTGACGAACACGCCGACGAAGAGGCGGCGGATGCGGTAGCCCAGGCTCTCGACCATCTCGCGGTCCTGCACACCGGCGCGGATGAGCAGGCCGATCTTGGTGCGGTTGAGCGTGAAGAGCATCGCCA
Protein-coding regions in this window:
- a CDS encoding branched-chain amino acid ABC transporter permease, producing MISRLLSHDLPRNRWLAAILIVIVLGLALTPFLFPSTKALNVGAKILVFIVLVASFDLLLGYTGIVSFAHTMFFGIGAYGVAIASTRLGPGWGAVALGVGSALVLALVLSLVIGLFSLRVKAIFFAMITLAVASAFLSLASQLSDLTGGEDGLNFKVPEALQPGTQYLEEPFLGASIDGRFLSYYLLFFATVALVLIMLRIVNSPFGRVLQAIRENDFRAEAIGYRVVVYRTLSNVLSALFATLAGCLLAIWLRYNGPDTSLSFEIMLDILLIVVIGGMGTMYGAVVGSVLFVIAQNYLQDLLKLGASAVEGVPVVSQLVSPDRWLLWLGLLFVLSVYHFPTGVVGRLRALRSKGR